A portion of the Limosilactobacillus reuteri genome contains these proteins:
- the rplK gene encoding 50S ribosomal protein L11 has product MAKKVANIVKLQIPAGAATPAPPVGPALGQAGINIMGFTKEFNARTADQKGMLIPVVITVYEDRSFDFITKTPPAAVLLKKAAGVEHGSGEPNTNKVASVTKDQVKEIAETKMQDLNAADVEAAMRMIEGTARSMGFTVED; this is encoded by the coding sequence GTGGCAAAGAAAGTAGCTAACATTGTCAAGTTGCAAATTCCTGCCGGTGCCGCTACACCAGCTCCACCAGTAGGTCCTGCACTTGGACAAGCAGGTATTAACATTATGGGCTTCACTAAGGAATTCAACGCACGGACTGCAGACCAAAAGGGTATGTTGATCCCAGTTGTAATTACTGTATATGAGGACCGTTCATTCGACTTCATTACTAAGACGCCACCTGCTGCTGTCTTACTAAAGAAGGCCGCTGGTGTTGAACATGGTTCCGGTGAACCTAACACAAACAAGGTTGCTTCAGTAACGAAGGACCAAGTTAAGGAAATCGCTGAAACTAAGATGCAAGATCTAAACGCAGCTGACGTAGAAGCAGCTATGCGCATGATTGAAGGTACTGCTCGTAGCATGGGCTTCACTGTTGAAGACTAA
- the rplA gene encoding 50S ribosomal protein L1, whose amino-acid sequence MAKKRGKKYQDALKKVDSKKEYAVKDAVQLVKDIAYANFDSTIEVAFNLNVDTKQADQQLRGAVVLPNGTGKDQTVIVFANGENAKAAQKAGADFVGDDDLVEKIQDGWLDFDVAIATPDMMPKVGRLGRVLGPKGLMPNPKTGTVTMDVAKAVSDAKAGQVTYRTDRDGNVAVPFGKVSFDTDKLVENLATLEDIVAKARPASVRGTYIKHASISSTFGPSVTLDLTTF is encoded by the coding sequence ATGGCTAAAAAACGTGGTAAGAAGTACCAAGATGCGCTCAAGAAAGTTGATAGCAAGAAAGAATACGCTGTTAAAGACGCTGTCCAATTAGTAAAAGATATTGCCTACGCTAACTTCGACTCTACTATCGAAGTAGCATTTAACTTAAACGTTGATACAAAGCAAGCTGACCAACAATTACGTGGTGCTGTTGTTTTACCAAACGGTACTGGTAAGGATCAAACAGTTATTGTTTTCGCTAATGGTGAAAATGCTAAGGCTGCTCAGAAAGCTGGTGCTGACTTTGTTGGCGACGATGATTTAGTAGAAAAGATTCAAGACGGTTGGCTTGACTTTGATGTTGCAATCGCAACACCAGACATGATGCCTAAGGTAGGTCGTTTAGGACGTGTCCTTGGACCTAAGGGCTTAATGCCAAACCCTAAGACTGGTACTGTTACAATGGACGTAGCTAAGGCTGTTTCTGATGCCAAAGCTGGTCAAGTAACTTACCGGACTGACCGTGATGGTAACGTTGCTGTACCATTCGGTAAAGTTTCATTTGATACTGACAAGTTAGTTGAAAACTTGGCTACTTTAGAAGATATTGTGGCTAAGGCTCGTCCAGCTTCAGTACGTGGAACATACATCAAGCACGCTTCCATTTCTTCAACATTTGGACCAAGTGTTACGCTTGATTTAACTACATTTTAA